From Candidatus Beckwithbacteria bacterium:
CCTCCTAGCAATCATTTCATTTGCTCCAGCATTAAAACCTTCTCTATTTCTTAGGCAAGAAATTAAACTGTTTTTACTTTCTGGAAGGATAAAAAATTCTAATAAAAGATAATTAGAAAAAAGATTTTCTCTATTTTGCCATTTAGTCATTAAAGTTTCTGCTCCTTTAGGATCAACTCTTATAATAGGAATTCCATGAGCTTTTCTGAAATTCCGCCAAGGTAACCCATAATAATTCCCCCCATATGAAACATATTCGATCAATTTACCTTCTTCAACCATTGCAATAAATTCAGTTGGACCAGGGATATAAAAATAAGGTCTTACTTTTCCTAATCCTTTTTCTTCATCTCTTGGTTTTCTAGAAGTAGCAGTTTTAACTCTGGAAAAAGGAGGGTTTGTATCTAGAGACAAAAGTTTATTAACAACCGCATCTTTACCAACGCCAGATGGTCCTGTGATAATCAATGCTAAATTTTGAGCAGTTCTTGCTCTGTCTTCAAGTTGACTATTACGTTCTAAATTAGCATACAAAATATTATTTTGTCCTACCTGTACAAATCTATATCTTGAAAGTATTTCAATAGCATTACTAAAATCTGGTTCTCTATCCCTGATTTCTTTCGAAGTAGACATAGCCTCGATATTATAACTAAAAAATAATTTCCTTAAATAAGAGATTTAAATTGCAAATAAAAATTAGGAGTTAAATAATTTTTATTTTTACCAATGTTTTTTAGATAGTTATAACCATGACTTTAAGTCAGGTTCTGGAAATAGTAACTGATCGCGATTTTGAAGCTTCTGGAAAACTTAAAGAATATCTAGATACAGAAAGCAGCTCTAGATAACTCTCCTTTTTTTCAATTCTTCTGTAATTTGCGTATATACTCGTTCAATACTTTGCATTGAATCGATAATTACCCACTTGCCACTTTTATCATTTTTAGCAATTTCTAAATATGCTTGCCGGGCTTTTTCATGAAATTCTTTGGTTTCATTATCAAGTCTGTTCATCTCTCCTGATTGTGCCCTTCGAGCTAAGCCAATTTCCACAGGTACATCGAGTAAGAAAACAAGGTCGGGATAGGTTTTTTGAGTAGATAAATCATTTAGTTTTTCAATCATCTTGGCACCAAAACCTCGCACAATACCCTGATAAATAACCGAAGTATAAGGGCCACGATCACACAAAATTACTTTACCTTCGCTAAGAGCTGGGATGATAAGCTCAGCAAATATTTGCGCCCGTGCAGCTTGGAATAATAAGACCTCTGTTGCCATACTCATATTAGTGCTTTGTGTATCCAATACTACCTCTCTAATTTGCTCGGAAATTCTTGTTCCGCCAGGCTCACGAGTCGTAATAATACTTTTACCTAATTTGCTCATGTACTCAGCTAGTTTAGTAACTTGAGTAGTTTTGCCACCACCCTCACCACCTTCAAATGAAATTAAATAGCCTTTTTTCTGTTTCACCATAATTTTGTGATCAATTTTATAACATCAAGATTTTATACTAAAAAAATTATTTACTGAAGGTGTTTATCAAAAAACTCTACATCTTTTTCTACCACTTCTCCCCAACTTCCTACCATATTATGATCGGCTCCTACCCAAACAAAATAAGTCACATCTTTATCTAAACCTTTCAACTGATCCACTAGAGTATTTGACCAATACACTGGGACTTCTTCATCCTTATCACCCTGATGAATTTGTAATGGCGCTTGGATTTGATCAAAATACTGGGTAATGGAAAAGTCAGTAACATCATAATCCTGTTCAAAGTAAGCTAGTTCTTGGCGTAAGTATTTGCCTTCATCAT
This genomic window contains:
- a CDS encoding dTMP kinase translates to MVKQKKGYLISFEGGEGGGKTTQVTKLAEYMSKLGKSIITTREPGGTRISEQIREVVLDTQSTNMSMATEVLLFQAARAQIFAELIIPALSEGKVILCDRGPYTSVIYQGIVRGFGAKMIEKLNDLSTQKTYPDLVFLLDVPVEIGLARRAQSGEMNRLDNETKEFHEKARQAYLEIAKNDKSGKWVIIDSMQSIERVYTQITEELKKRRVI